The following proteins are encoded in a genomic region of Pyrus communis chromosome 11, drPyrComm1.1, whole genome shotgun sequence:
- the LOC137749552 gene encoding plasma membrane ATPase 1-like translates to MDEKAVDLDAVLKEAVDLEHVPLEEVYVTLRCNKHGLTSEAVEQRLAIFGFNKLEEKKESKVLKFLGFMWNPLAWVMEAAAIMAIALANGGGKPPDWQDFIGIIALLIINSTISFIEENNAGNAAAALMARLAPKAKVFRDGRWIEEDASVLVPGDIVSIKLGDIIPADARLLDGDALKIDQSALTGESLPVTKGPGDSVYSGSTCKQGEIEAVVIATGVHTFFGKAAHLVDSTNQQGHFQKVLTAIGNFCICSIAVGMIVEIIVMYPIQHREYRPGIDNLLVLLIGGIPIAMPTVLSVTMAIGSHRLSQQGAITKRMTAIEEMAGMDVLCSDKTGTLTLNKLSVDKNLVEIFAKEVDADTVVLMAARASRMENQDAIDAAIVGMLADPKEARAGIQEVHFLPFNPTDKRTALTYIDSQGKMHRVSKGAPEQILNLVRNKSEIERRVHTVIDKFAERGLRSLAVAYQEVPEGRKESQGGPWQFIGLLPLFDPPRHDSAETIRRALNLGVNVKMITGDQLAIAKETGRRLGMGTNMYPSSSLLGQKKDESIVALPVDELIEKADGFAGVFPEHKYEIVKRLQARKHICGMTGDGVNDAPALKKADIGIAVADATDAARSASDIVLTEPGLSVIISAVLTSRSIFQRMKNYTIYAVSITIRIVLGFMLLALIWQFDFPPFMVLIIAILNDGTIMTISKDRVKPSPQPDSWKLAEIFTTGIVLGGYLAMMTVIFFWAAYDTNFFPRTFGVSSLHHKDTDDYRKLAAVVYLQVSTISQALIFVTRARSWSFVERPGLLLVAAFVIAQLIATLIAVYANWSFAAIEGIGWGWAGVVWLYNLIFYFPLDFIKFLIRYALSGRAWDLVIEQRTAFTRKKDFGKEERELKWAHAQRTLHGLHPPEATMFSDRTTYTELNQMAEEAKRRAEIARLRELQTLKGRVESVVRLKNLDIDTIQQAYTV, encoded by the exons ATGGATGAGAAAGCTGTCGATTTGGACGCCGTGTTGAAGGAAGCTGTCGATTTG GAACACGTGCCACTTGAAGAAGTTTATGTGACCTTGAGGTGCAACAAACATGGGCTCACATCTGAGGCTGTTGAGCAGAGGTTGGCCATTTTTGGGTTCAACAAGCTTGAGGAGAAAAAG GAAAGTaaggttttgaagtttttgGGGTTTATGTGGAACCCTCTCGCATGGGTGATGGAAGCTGCAGCTATCATGGCCATAGCTCTTGCCAATGGAGGA GGAAAGCCACCGGATTGGCAAGATTTTATTGGTATCATTGCTCTGCTGATCATCAACTCAACTATAAGTTTCATAGAAGAGAATAACGCGGGAAATGCCGCTGCTGCTCTCATGGCCCGTCTCGCCCCCAAAGCCAAG GTTTTTCGAGATGGAAGGTGGATCGAGGAGGATGCTTCCGTTCTTGTCCCCGGTGATATAGTCAGTATTAAGCTTGGGGACATTATTCCAGCTGATGCTCGTCTACTTGACGGCGATGCACTAAAAATTGATCAG TCCGCGCTTACAGGCGAGTCACTTCCTGTGACAAAAGGCCCTGGCGACAGCGTGTATTCAGGTTCTACATGCAAGCAGGGAGAGATTGAAGCAGTGGTGATTGCCACAGGTGTTCATACCTTTTTCGGCAAGGCAGCTCATCTTGTGGATAGCACAAATCAGCAAGGCCACTTTCAAAAG GTCTTGACTGCCATTGGGAATTTCTGTATATGTTCTATTGCGGTGGGAATGATTGTAGAGATCATAGTTATGTATCCAATTCAACACCGCGAATATCGCCCAGGAATTGACAATCTGCTGGTGTTACTCATCGGAGGAATTCCCATTGCTATGCCCACGGTTTTATCTGTCACAATGGCTATTGGTTCCCATCGCTTATCTCAGCAG GGGGCTATCACAAAAAGAATGACGGCAATTGAGGAGATGGCAGGCATGGATGTCCTTTGCAGTGACAAAACCGGAACTCTGACGTTGAATAAGCTTTCGGTTGACAAGAATCTCGTAGAG ATCTTCGCTAAAGAGGTGGACGCAGATACTGTTGTTCTAATGGCAGCTCGAGCCTCCCGAATGGAAAATCAAGACGCAATAGATGCTGCTATTGTTGGAATGTTGGCTGATCCAAAAGAG GCCAGAGCCGGTATCCAAGAGGTGCACTTCCTTCCATTCAACCCGACAGATAAGCGAACGGCTCTGACATACATTGACAGTCAGGGTAAAATGCATCGTGTCAGCAAGGGTGCACCGGAGCAG ATTTTGAACCTTGTACGCAATAAATCAGAGATAGAACGTAGAGTTCACACCGTGATTGATAAATTCGCGGAGCGAGGTTTACGATCCTTAGCAGTAGCATACCAG GAAGTTCCAGAGGGAAGGAAAGAGAGCCAAGGAGGGCCTTGGCAATTTATCGGCCTCTTGCCTCTGTTCGACCCACCTAGGCATGATAGCGCAGAGACAATTAGAAGGGCATTGAATCTTGGGGTAAATGTTAAGATGATTACAG GTGATCAACTGGCAATAGCGAAGGAGACAGGGCGCCGCCTGGGCATGGGAACCAACATGTATCCATCATCCAGTCTGTTAGGACAGAAGAAAGACGAGTCAATTGTCGCTCTGCCAGTTGATGAACTCATTGAAAAAGCTGACGGTTTTGCTGGTGTATTCCCTG AGCACAAGTATGAAATCGTGAAACGATTGCAAGCCAGAAAGCATATTTGTGGAATGACAGGTGACGGCGTTAATGATGCTCCTGCTCTTAAAAAGGCTGATATCGGCATTGCTGTTGCTGATGCAACTGACGCAGCTCGTAGTGCTTCGGACATTGTCCTCACCGAACCTGGCCTTAGCGTCATCATCAGCGCCGTGCTAACTAGTCGGTCCATATTCCAGAGAATGAAAAATTACACG ATATATGCTGTTTCCATTACAATCCGTATCGTG CTTGGTTTCATGTTACTGGCACTCATATGGCAATTCGACTTCCCGCCCTTCATGGTGTTGATTATTGCTATTCTCAACGACGGTACCATCATGACGATATCAAAGGATAGAGTGAAACCATCTCCGCAGCCGGACAGCTGGAAGCTGGCGGAGATCTTTACAACTGGAATCGTCCTCGGTGGTTACTTGGCTATGATGACAGTCATTTTCTTTTGGGCAGCATACGATACAAACTTCTTTCCG CGTACCTTTGGGGTTTCAAGCCTTCACCATAAGGACACGGACGACTATAGGAAGCTCGCCGCTGTAGTTTACCTGCAAGTGAGTACCATCAGCCAGGCCCTTATATTTGTCACGCGAGCGCGGAGTTGGTCTTTCGTCGAGCGTCCTGGTCTGCTGCTTGTAGCAGCTTTTGTCATTGCTCAGTTG ATTGCTACGCTGATCGCTGTCTACGCCAATTGGAGTTTCGCTGCGATTGAGGGAATCGGATGGGGGTGGGCTGGCGTGGTTTGGCTGTATAACCTCATTTTCTACTTCCCACTCGATTTTATCAAGTTCTTAATCCGATATGCCCTGAGCGGGCGAGCTTGGGATCTCGTAATTGAGCAAAGG ACTGCCTTCACAAGGAAGAAGGATTTCGGGAAGGAAGAAAGGGAGCTTAAATGGGCACATGCACAGAGAACCCTCCATGGACTGCACCCACCGGAGGCCACGATGTTCAGCGATCGCACTACCTATACAGAACTCAATCAGATGGCTGAAGAGGCTAAACGACGAGCTGAAATTGCCAG GCTGAGGGAATTGCAGACCCTTAAAGGGCGTGTGGAATCGGTAGTGAGGCTGAAGAACCTGGACATAGACACAATCCAGCAGGCATACACTGTCTGA